One genomic region from Camelus dromedarius isolate mCamDro1 chromosome 17, mCamDro1.pat, whole genome shotgun sequence encodes:
- the LOC105103932 gene encoding 15 kDa protein B has product MAGAWRALVLVVGLAAVACVAQRSLSYEEIVNHALRFFNYGRRGQRLFGLLEAIPPPLTLNTTTTIPLNFRIKETVCFSTWLRRQPRGCAFREGGEERNCTGNYFRLRHVRLLSVDCPQDSEREREREPGPAVQVPGVRRPAEVPEEATLESDSYKLPPVVRDQ; this is encoded by the exons ATGGCAGGGGCTTGGAGGGCACTGGTGCTGGTGGTAGGCTTGGCAGCCGTGGCCTGTGTGGCCCAGCGCAGTCTGAGCTATGAAGAGATTGTAAACCACGCTTTGCGGTTCTTCAATTACGGGCGGCGAGGACAGCGCCTCTTTGGCCTGCTGGAAGCCATTCCACCGCCGCTTACTTTG AACACGACCACAACTATCCCGCTTAACTTCAGGATTAAAGAGACCGTGTGCTTTTCAACCTGGCTCCGCAGACAGCCCCGAGGATGTGCCTTCAGGGAGGGCGGG GAGGAGCGAAACTGCACCGGCAACTACTTCAGGCTGCGTCACGTCCGCCTCCTGTCGGTCGACTGCCCCCAGGACAGCGAGCGCGAGCGCGAGCGCGAGCCCGGGCCGGCGGTACAG GTCCCCGGGGTGAGGCGTCCTGCTGAGGTGCCTGAAGAAGCCACTCTGGAGAGTGACAGCTACAAATTGCCACCGGTGGTCAGGGACCAGTAA